The ANME-2 cluster archaeon genome segment TTCCAGGATAACGGTTCGGGACAATGCAGCCCAGGAAAAGTGATAACTTTGACATGATAACGTCTCCTCTTTCTCATCTATACGTTCTGCTCTTCAGGCCACCAGTTTGTCAAATTCGCACGACCGTAAAAGCGTCTGCACATCAGCCAGTGCCTCCGGGTATTTATGAACTGTCCCGGGGATGGGGTCCATTTTGAGCTTTTCACGTTTTTCTTTTACGTCATCATTGATGGGTACAGCGTGACCGTACTTAAGCACCAGCTGGCTGACCTTCCTGTGTGCCGGCAGCATGATACCTTCATGCACAGCAATTGTCCTAATCGCCAGTATCGTATCAGCGATCTTTATCTCGCGCGGACACCGCTCCTGGCATGTATAACAGGTAGTGCACATCCAGAGATCTTCGTCATGCAGTATGTCCCTGCCTACACATGTTCCTCTTACAATTCTTCGTGTGTTCAGGCTCGTATAACGTCCTGACGGGCAGCTACTGCTGCATGTACCGCACTGCATGCAGGTAAGTACATCAAGACCTGCGTTTTGCAGCGTATTTAACACATCTGATTTACTCATTTTTATTCACCGTCCCACATTACTTATTTGACATCTAAAGACACGATCTGACCTTGATAATTAATATGCATACATATTCCCGTAAGGTCTGCAGGATACAGGAAGCAGTTTGATGAAAGGCTTGCTTAGCAATTCATCAAGGTCGAGTTCGAAGTGTTTGCAGTATTCACTGAGGTGTTTCTTTAAAAGTTTTTCATCCTTTGCATCCAGGTCCAGCACACTTACTTCTTTACCCAACGTGTATTCCTCTACCTCGCCCCTGATGTAGATCACGCCTCCGTGCATGCCTGTTCCGAGATAATCACCAGCGATCGGTGTATTCTCGTCCCTGTCCAGACCAAGGAGGACCAGGATACCGCCAGCCATGTATTCACCCAAGAAATCACCTGCATTACCACCGGCAATGATCACAGGTATTTGTTTTTTATACTGTTTCATATGAATTCCGGTGCGGTATCCCACATTGCCTTTAATATACATTTTTCCGCCGCGCATACCATATCCTAACACGTCCCCTGCGCTTCCGTGTATAATGATCTCACCTGCATTCATAGTATTTGCGACGCCGTCCTGTGCATTGGCATTAATAACAAGAGCAGGACCGTTCATAAACATTGCAAGGTCGTTTCCTGGTACTCCGTTTATAGTAATACTAACCTTCTCATTGATCCCGTTGCCTATGTAGCGCTGACCGTTCACATTATCGAGTATGAACTCGGTCTCACCTTCTTCCACTGCATCACGGATCATACTGTTCAGTTTCCGGTAGTACATTCCTTTGCAGTCGATTCTCATCACCATTGCTACCACCTCACTGCCCTATCCCTGCAGGTTTGATCCCAAGCAGTTCCAGGGTCTGTTCATCAAGATCGATACCTCGCAGCCGTTCACGGCTGCCGCGCAGGGATTCGATTGAATTGACTCCAAGTGAACCCAGGATTTCCTGCAGTTCATAACCCCATGCCGTCACGAGGTTCGATAACCGCTCTGCACCGACCTGCGGATCTAACCTGCGCACAAGTTCTGGTTTCTGGGTTGCAATTCCCCATGCACAGTTGCCTGTATAACACTTCTGGCACACCCGGCATCCCATTGCCACAAGAGCCGCAGTTCCGATAACAACCGCATCCGCACCAAGAGCGATCGCCTTTGCCACATCACCGCTGTTCCTTATACTTCCTGCACAAAGTATCGAGGCATGGCTCCTGATACCTTCATCACGCAGTCGCTGGTCGACCGCAGCCAGTGCAAGTTCGATCGGTATCCCTACATTGTCCCTGATCACCATTGGTGCTGCACCTGTACCGCCGCGGAACCCGTCGATGGTAACGGCATCCGCACCCGCACGTACGATCCCGCTGGCAATAGCAGCCACATTGTGCACTGCAGAGATCTTGACAGAAACGGGTTTAGTATAATCCGTGGCTTCCTTGATCGCATAGATGAGCTGCGATAGGTCTTCTATTGAATATATATCGTGGTGTGGTGCAGGAGAGAGGGCATCTGTCCCAACAGGGATCATCCGGGTCTTTGATATATCTTCTCCTACCTTCTCACCTGGAAGATGTCCGCCGATTCCAGGTTTTGCACCCTGTCCTATTTTGATCTCAACCATCGCACTCGAGTTCAGGTATTCGCTGGTTACACCGAACCGGCCGGATGCGACCTGGACTACAATATTATCCGTATATGAGTTCAGGTCTTTGTGGATTCCACCTTCACCTGTGTTCATAAGTGTTCCTGAATTTTTAGCAGCCATTGCAAGTGCCCTGTGCGCATTCAGGCTTATCGCACCATACGACATTGCTGCAAAGACGATCGGCACATCCAGTTTAACCTGGGGTTGAAGTTCGGTGGACAGTTTGATCTCATCATTCCCGTCCCTGGTAAACTCCAGGCGGTTTGGTTTGCGGCCGAGGAATGTCCGCAGTTCCATTGGTTCACGGAGTGGATCAATAGATGGGTTTGTGACCTGGCACGCATCAATTAACATATGATCCCAAAGTATCTGGTACGGTCTGGGATTACCCATTCCTGTTAAGAGAATGCCGCCTGTTTCTGCTTGTTTTAAGATGTTCTGCCGGGTCTCAGGCAGCCAGTTAGCACTGTCCTTGTAAGTTAGTTCGTTTTTAGTGATCGATATTGCGGATTCCGGACAGAAAGTTACGCACCTGTGACATGCCACACATTTTTTGTGGTCAGGTACCACCCTGTCCTTGAATTGCATGCATCCAAAACTACAGTTCATGACACAGCGCCTGCACCGTCTGCACGTGTCATAGTCGATCTTCACTATAAATTCCGGTGGTATCTGGGACATCATTTATTCCACCTCCCAATTTAATTCGCCTATAACTGCTGTTCCGGCTTTCGGGCTCCATACCGTATCCGGGTCTGCGATCTCCCGGATTGCCGATTCCTCTGATGACATATACAGCATGTCATCACCTTTTGTGGCACAGGTCATGGGCCGCAGTTTGATACGGTCATTGAATCCAACCATACCGCGACTGTATCCGAGAATGATGCTGAACGGTCCGTTTAAGAGTGCACCACCATAAACTTGCCTGATCGCAGTTGCAATTTTCTGTTCGCGTTTTGGCATCCTGTCAATATCTTTCCAGAAAGGTGATGCAAGTGCCCTGACAGCCAGGTCCATTGGCATTTTGTGCCTGCGGACAAGCAGGTCGAACAGGTATGCCACGACTTCGGTATCTGTTCGAAGTTCTAACTTGTATCCAAACGGCTCAAGGTAGCGTTTGTTGATCCCGTAGGATGATATCTCGCCATTGTGGACAATTGACCAGTCAAGAAGGCAGAATGGATGTGCTCCGCCCCACCATCCCGGCGTGTTTGTCGGGAACCTGCCGTGTGCTGTCCAGATATATCCTTTATACTCGTCTAATTTGTAGAACATTCCAATGTCTTCCGGATATCCTACACCCTTGAAGGCTCCCATATTCTTACCTGATGATGCAACAAAAGTACCGGTGAACTTTGAGTTGATATCCATCACCTTTTCAACAACATATTCACGTTCTGAAACGAATGTCGTTCTATGCTCGGGGACATCCATGAAATAGCGCCACAGTATAGGGGGAGACGTGATCGGCTGCGTTCCACATTCGGCAGACCTTCCAGAGGTATCCTGTTCAAAGACAGCACCGGGACGCGTAGGTATCTCCTCATCAAGAACGATGTCGAACGTATCCTTGAGATATTCCTCGCACTGATCCTTTGCCTCCATATTGTCAAACATCATGTGGAATGCATATTCATTAGCATGTCTCGGGTATATCCCGTATGCTGCAAAACCGCCTCCAAGACCGTTCGAGCGGTCATGCATTAAGGCAATTGACCTGATAATATCGTTTCCATCCATTCGCTCTCCCGCTTTACTCATTATACCGGAAACGGCACACCCTGACGGAATATAACAATCACATCTCATTTACTCGCCTGCCTCCTGTTTCTCTTTATTAGCATCAACTTCACGAAGCTTATCTTTACGAGTTTCATCTTCATGAAGCTCATCCTCAAGAATTTCATCTTCACGAACTTCATTTTCACGAAGCTCATCTTCACTGACTTTATCTGGTTTTGTTGAACTTGATCCCGATCCGGATTTTAATCCGGACTTTTTTCGTTTTTTGATGACCTTCATCAATTCCCTGAGATCATCCGCACCGCTTTTTGGCGGTTTAGGTAATTTCAATTTTTTACGCATGGCTGTTGGCTCGCCCAGCTTCCCGGTATCCATGAACATTTGAAGTCCGCCTTTGAAACCTTCCGGAGCCGTCTCGCGCTCACAGGAGAGGGTTTTCAGACGGTCAAAGACTTTTACCATACCGAACTTCTGCGGGCAGAGTTCATAACATGTATAGCAGTTTATGCAGTACCAGATATCGGGAGATTCCACGATCTGGTCAAGTTTCCCGTGTAATACATCACCGATTATCCTGTTCGGTTCGAACTGCGGGATGATCTTGGTAACAGGGCAATCGTCAATGCATGCTGCACATTCATAGCAGCTCCGCAGAGCTGTCAGGTCAAAATGCTCCCGTGCACTTTCAAGATGCTTTGAACGTTCATACCATGTTTCAAGAAATGAGTCGGTTTCGACCCTGTGCATATCCATGCCAAGTTCGGCGGCTTCAAATCCAAATGCAAGCCCCATAAGTTCTGTGAAATATACGATCGGCAGGTGTACCCGCTCACCGCTTTTTTGCATAAGATACTGTTTGGAGTCGAACTGGGCAAAGCATGCCGGGCACATCATTGTCATGGCATCTGCAAGTTCCTGGACCTCAAGTATCTTTTCACGGGAGAGTGTGACCGCATCTGAAGGGTTGTCTGCGTTGTTCAGGTCGCTGCCGCAGCAGAGCATCTTTGTCGGATAGTCCATACTGTTGGCTCCCAGTGCTTCGACGAGCAGATCGAACTTTGTCGGGTGGTTCGGATCATCAAAGTGTATGGCTGAACTTGGACGGATCATGTGACATCCGTAGTGAACTGCGATTTTTATCCCATCAAGCGGTCTGGTTATATGCTTTTTGACCTCGTCTGTACCAAGATCGTCATATAATACTTCAACGAGATGTTTGATCTGCAAATTCCCGGTGTACTTCAATCCTGCATTTGCAAGCACCTCATTTACATCCCGCTGGAGTCGATGATTAATATGAAGTTCGGCTGCTGCTGCTTTTAAGCTACTGTAACAGCCATTGCATGGTGTTAAAAGATCCATGCCCATATTTTCTGCCAGACAGAGGTTCCTTGCTGCTGTGACATACCAGGTGAATTCATCTCCAACTTTGATGATCGATTTTGTGGGACAGCAGGTGGCACCCTCAATATCATGAAGTCCGACTCCCATTTTGTCAACTACGAGCCGGATTGATTTTTCCATAAATGGAAATCGTGCCGGAATGGTGCATCCCCAGAACATTGCATAATCAGTCATTTCGTAATTGCTCCTGTTTTTGTTTCGTAACGTGTTTAGGTGGTGATTTTTAATCCTATCTATTCAATATTCGTTTATATGTAATACATATTGGTCGGTTCAAGACAATGCGAGGTGTTACGCTGGAAAGCGGTAACCTCATAGATACTTTCTAGTATATAAAACTAACTAAAGCAGCACTAAGATGGGAATTCAATTCAGCATTATTTTATTCAGATCACATGGAATTAATATCATGGCTGTTGCCCATAATGAAATATTTATGAAGATCATAGGAGTACTACGGATCGATACGGTGAAGAAGTGCGTGGATAAACTGGGAACCGAAAGTCTGATGATGGGGTCAGATTCATCGAATTATTCCATAGGGGTTGATGCCAGGAAGTGGAATCTCTGGAAATATCCGAGAATGATGAACAAGTCACATACCCCGGACAAGATGTAACGAAGCCTGAAAAGAGTGCTGTGCTGGCGGGAGTAGTTATGGTGTAGATGGTGTAGTCACAGGCTGCCGGGCTGATGGGGTGAAACATCAGGGTTGATGCTCATGTTAGCAGGTGCAAAGGCAAGCAAAAATGATACCTAAGCCGTGAATATCAACAGGAACATCCACACAGGAATGCACAGGATGTTCGTCCTCACCTCAAACAGGTTCCTGGTAACCACCACTCCAAAATCCAGACCCTGTGCTTTCATGAAATAGTGCAGGTGCTTTAGGTCATGCTCATAGATATTGTTCTGGTATTTCACTTCTACTGGCAAGATCTTCCCGTCAACGTCAAGCACAATATCCACTTCATGCTTTTGCTTATCAGTAAAATATGAGATATTCCTGATATCGAAAAATCTCCTGAACTCCTTTACAGTTAGCAGGTTGGAATCTACTACAGATTCTACCAATAGCCCAGTGTTTTCATCCATTAAACTGCGATTCTTGAGCAAGGCATTCCGTAATCCTGAATCGATCACAAAGAATTTCCGGTTGGAACGTATTTGTTTTTTCACGTTCTTTGAGAAAAGAGGTAAACTTCCTATCAAATGCGTGGATTCCAGGTAATCGATCATGTTTATGAGCGTATCTGTGCTGATAGAGAGTGCCTGTGCTATCCGGTTATACGATGCAGTCTGGCAGTTGTTCTGGGCAATGTATGTGAGTATCTTTTCAAGATACTGGGGGTGCTTTATCTGGTACAGTACAGCAATATCGCGGTATATGGTCTTTTCAACCACGTCGGCAATAAGGATATCCTGCCACAGCCGTATGTCTTTTGCAGGATGATATTCAGGATAGCCGCCTGATAGGAGATATTCGTTGAAATAAAGTACCAGTTCGTTCTGGAATTTTGTGAGTTCGAATTTGTCCCTGTTTACATCAATTTTGAAAATATCCTTGCCGCCATAGGGTTTTAGCAATTCGGTCTTGCCTTTGAATTTGATGAATTCCTTGAAGTTAAGGGGTAGTATCTTTATTTCGGAAATCCTCCCAACAAGTGATTCCCTTGAGTATTTTAATAGATGTGTGGCACTTGAACTGGATATTATGAATTTGATGTTGTATTTCAGGTCAAAATATCTTTTTAACCACAGGTTCCAGTCGGCCAGGAAATGTATTTCGTCGATGAAGATGTATAACTTTTCAACATCCCGTATTGGCTTTTTGACAATTTTTTCGAGATATTCGTCTATTATGGTCTTCAGGGGGTCTGTCATCATCTTGACCAGGGGGTCGTCCATTGATGCGAACAGGATATGCTCTTTTTTTGTGCCTGTGTCCAGAAGATGGTCTATCAACTGGTACATGAGTGTGGTCTTCCCAACCCGTCGCGGCCCTATGACGGCTGTGATGCGTTCGCTTTCAAGGAGCTCTGCCAGTTCGTGGAATTCGTCCCTGTGGAGTTTTTGGAGTAATACGGGGTTAACGCTTCCGCTGGTCCACCATTCGTTTACTTCCTGAAGGTAATGCAACGGCTCCATGGTAGGTGGGTTGGTTTGTGAGCGCTTATAAGTTTCCATTGAAATGGATGAAAAGACGGAATTTTATCGAGTATACTTGATGGATTGGAGTGATTGAGGGTAGGGGTATGGATGTGAGGGGGTGGTTATGCTATGATGACATAGCTTGATAAGAGATGACATAGCTTGATAAGAGATAACTATCTCTGTACTAACAGTACCGAGTCTTTCTATACTTAAGTAAATCGGTTTGTTGCTTTGAATCCCACTTTCCGCAGGTATCTGAAAATTTTAAATAATTTCTCTTGTCAGTGGTTTTCATATTTATAAATAATTATATTTATATTGTGAATACATAATATACACTTTTTGAATATACAATTTGCCAATTTTAGCAGAAAATAAAAATGCATTTTTTCAAACCGTTTATCTAAAAAATACCGAAAACCACATCCATTCGGCATCATTCAATGTTAAAAATAAAGATTTGTTTTCAAAGTATACCTGCGGAATATAAGTTGAATCCTGTTCAATAGTTATTTATCAGAGAGCCTATAAAACACGAAATTATTTTCGTTCCTTTAATGCTGGTAGCCCTTACACATTAATTCAGTCATACTCAACACCATCCTCTAAGGTCCTAGCTCAAGGCCCATGCTTCTCTACCCAGGTTTCCCCGGTAGCCAACATCTCTTAACCCGATGAATGTCTCAATCCCCGTTCGGGGGGTAAAAAGGCACAAAGTGCTCCCTAATTCCTATGATATGTAAGTGTAGGACTGGGGGGCTAGTCCCCCCCATAAGCCCGGAAAGATATCATATAGGAGGCAGATCAGCACTACTTTTAGATGCCTATCCATCTAATTTGCAGCACCAACAAATACGTCATATTCCATTGATCTCGATCCGGGCCATATATCCATATGCCACAATCGTGAAAATGGCATACAGATGCCATAACCCTGATAATAATACTTCCCTATTTGCCAGATTATACCTGTGTACCAGGTAAATGGTCTATCGGGTGAAAACAACCGGGGTTAATGACCTTGAAGCTGTTTGCATATATTCTATTTCTCTACAGTACACCCAGGTATTTTTCAAGCTCGTACGGTGTGACCTGGATCCTGTAATCATCCCATTCGCGTTTCTTTATCTCAATGAACCTTTCAAAGACATGGTCACCAAGAGCCTTTCGTACAAGTTCGCTCTTTTCAGTAGCCTGGATGGCTTCCCCAAGACTGGACGGCAGGGAGACTATACCCTCTTCTTTCATCTCGGACTTACTCATCTTGAAAATGTTCTTCTCTACCGGGTCAGGCAGTTCATACCCTTTCTCAATCCCATCAAGACCCGCACACAGCATAACCGAGAATGCCAGGTATGGGTTACAAGCAGGGTCAGGACAGCGCAATTCCATTCTGGTAGCCAGTTCCTTGCCAGGCTTATACATGGGTACTCTCACCAGTGCACTGCGGTTCCTCCTGGCCCATGCCACATAGACCGGGGCTTCATAACCGGGCACCAGCCGCTTGTAACTGTTCACGGTCTGGGCCAGCACACAACACATCTCGTTGGAATGTTTCAGGATACCTGCAATGTAGCTCTTTCCAATACCAGAAAGACTGTACTCGTCATTTGTATCAAAGAAAGCATTTGTTTCCCCCTTAAAGAGACTCTGGTGGACATGCATCCCGCTTCCGTTTTCCCCGAAAATAGGTTTAGGCATGAAAGTGGCATACAGGTCATTCTGTGTTGCTATCTCCTTAGCGATAAGCTTGTAGGTCATTGTATTGTCTGCCATTTGCAGCCCTTCTGCATACCTCAGGTCGATCTCATGCTGGCTGGGTGCAACTTCATGGTGGCTGTATTCCACCCTGATGCCCATATCCTCAAGTGCGAACACAGTTTCCCTGCGCAGGTCTGTGGCCAGGTCAAGGGGTGAAAGGTCGAAATATCCGCCTTTGTCAATAGTCTGGGTTGAATCACATGAATCAAAATAAAAGTATTCCAGTTCAGGACCCACATATAATGTATAGCCCAAATTCCGGGCACGTTCCAGGTTCTGTTTAAGTATATACCTGGGGTCACCTTCAAAGGGACTTCCGTCAGGGTTCAGTATGTCCACGAACATCCTGGCAGTGGCCCGCTCCTTTGGCCTCCAGGGAAGTATCCTGAAGGTAGTTGGATCGGGCATGGCCACCATATCGCTCTCTTCGATATCCCGGTAGCCTTCGATTGAGGAACCGTCAAATCCCATTCCTTCATCAAGTGCGCCTTCCAGTTCTTCTTTGGTTATTGCGAAACTTTTCATGGTTCCCAGGATATCTGTGAACCACAACCGGATGAACTTTACATCCATTTCTTCAACTGCTTGAAGTACGTCATCTTTTGTTTGCATTTCATTACCTCTAGTATTGTGGGTAGACTATGGCATAGTTCCTATTTAATAGTATATAATGTTAACTATAACGTTTGTATCCTGTGTAGTCCCGAAAAGATTTCGCATCAGGTTTTACCAGGAAATATTTGTTCAGAGCGTGAAGCTGAATAAAAGCCTGTAAAACCCTCTGAGTAATAGGAATAGAGTGGGCATGTTTTCGTGCATCAACCATGGGTATGGCGCAGTGCCTGCCTGGTTTTAATACCTTGATGTACTCAGCCGCCACCGGCAGCACCCCATTCCCAACCCATGTTCAACGCTTGTGCCAAATGAAATCAGGCAGGGATTATTTCAATTTCATTATTAACCGCAGATGAACACAGATGAACGCAGATAATGGTTATTTTGGGTTTAAATTTTGATTATACGGTATAAATTCAAGTATAATCTAAATTTGGCTGCAATATCTGCGTTCACCCGCGGTTCTAAACTCGCTCGCATCCACAAGGCTGGCTGCCACCCAGCCGCCCTGACGGGCTGCGGTGGCAGGGTATAGTGCAGAGAGGCCGGGCGGCGGGAGAGCAGAGGTAAGACCACAACACAACACACCCCGCCCCAACCCACACTAAGCGCATGAGCACCCGCACCCGGTCCGCAACACCAGGGATGGGCAGCCGGGGAAGTGCAGGAGGAGCAGCGCAGGCGGGCGGCGAGAGAAGCCTATGAAGGAAGAAGGGCTGGATTTTAGTTTTCAGTTATGGAGTTCCAGGCTAATTTACATAGGTTGAATGAATGTTTTTGATTGGCCAGTGTGAGCTGATCGTAAAAAATCTATAGCAACTCAACGAACTCTTCCGTTGTGAGGCCAGAGCTTTTGATTATACTTTTGAGAGTTCCCCTGTCAATAGTCCCATGGAGGGGAATGGTTAGTTTGATCGTAAATTCAGGCGTAACTTTTTTCATCCTGATATGACTGCCCCGCTGCTTGAATATAACAAATCCATTCCGTTCTAAAACCTTGACGGCTTTTTTTCCTGAGATAACAGGCAATCTGGTCAAACAGTTACCTCTGCAATTTGCCCGGAACCTACTGTAATAAAGTCTTCATCTGGTTCCAGATGGAGTTCAATAGCTTCTTTGATATTCTCCAAAGCTTCTTCGATTGTTTTTCCCTGGGAAATGCACCCTGGAAGGGAGGGGACTTCAACTACATACCATCCGTCTTCGCCTTCCCTGATAACAACTTTGAATTTCATAGTTATAACCTGCAATTTCTATTATAGAGCTTCATACTAATATACTCTACTTGTTACAATCTCCACTTCCATTTTGATTGCCGGGTGGCCAATCCAGTTTTAGGGTGGCACAGCAGGCAAGCGGAGACGAGGGGCGGGTACAGCAGGAACGGAGGCATGGATTGATTAGAAGCTGCAGTGGGTTGGCTTATTTCATCGAACTACGGAGTGTGGGAGTTAGTATTTTAAAATAGAGATTAACACTGGTTTAAGTGACTTGAAAATTTCTTTGTGAAGATTTGATTTCCATCGGCTATTATAGGTTTAATCAAAATTATAACTTTAATAAAACCGCATACTTATTATATAATTACATTAAGTTATATGTATAAATGAAATCAATATCATTTTTAGTTGAGGTGTGCATATAGTAAGCAATAATAACGAAATTGAAAAACGCTTATGGGAAGCTGCAGACGAGCTCCGCGCCAATTCCAAACTAAAATCATCCGAATATTCAACACCTGTATTGGGCCTGATCTTTCTTCGCTACGCCGATCATAAATTCACTATAGCCAGGCAGGAATTAGAAGGCAAGAGCACCGGCCGCCGCACAATCGGTAAAGCCGATTACCAGGCCCGAGGTGTCCTATATCTCCCGGAAGCTGCCCGGTTCTCGACTTTACTAAATCTGCCTGAAGGTGAAGATATCGGTAAAGTCATCAACGATGCCATGCGTGCTATCGAAGCTGATAATGAGGAACTAAGGGGCATACTACCCAAGACCTACAACCATTTTTGGCATAAAACATTATTCACGTTATTGAAGACCTTCAACTCAATAGTTATGGACATTGAAGGTGATGTTTTTGGCAAGATATACGAATATTTCTTAGGCAAATTTGCCATGAGTGAGGGCCAGAAAGGCGGTGAGTTCTTTACTCCAACTTCTATTGTGAAACTTATAGTTGAGGTCATAGAACCCTTCCACGGTCGTATCTTTGACCCTGCCTGTGGTTCAGGCGGTATGTTCGTCCAAAGTGCCCGCTTTGTGGAAAAACACAAGGCAAACCCAAACTCTGAGATCAGTATTTATGGTGAGGAAAAAACAGCAGAGACCGTCCGGCTCTGCAAGATGAACCTGGCTGTTCACGGCCTTTCAGGTGATATTCGTGAGGGGAACTCATATTATGAGGATATCCACAACACTGTGGAAAAGTTCGATTTCGTGATGTCCAATCCTCCTTTTAATGTTAATAAAATTGATAAGGAGCGGATAAAGGATGACCCCCGTTTCCCATTTGGTATGCCTACACCTGATAATGGCAATTATATCTGGATCCAGATATTCTACAGTGCATTAAATCAAGGAGGTCGGGCTGGTTTTGTGATGGCAAACTCTGCCAGTGATGCCAGGGGGACTGAACTGGAGATCAGGAAGAAGATCATTAAAGCGGGCGAGGTGGATGTGATGGTAGCAGTGGGCTCCAATTTCTTCAGTACTGTCACGCTGCCATGTACCCTCTGGTTCTTTGACAAGGGAAAAAAGGATACTGACAGGCAGGATACGGTGCTGTTCCTTGACGCACGGCATATCTTCAAACAGGTTGATCGTGCCCATCGTGAATTTACTCCTGAGCAAATTCA includes the following:
- the hdrC gene encoding CoB--CoM heterodisulfide reductase subunit C; the protein is MSKSDVLNTLQNAGLDVLTCMQCGTCSSSCPSGRYTSLNTRRIVRGTCVGRDILHDEDLWMCTTCYTCQERCPREIKIADTILAIRTIAVHEGIMLPAHRKVSQLVLKYGHAVPINDDVKEKREKLKMDPIPGTVHKYPEALADVQTLLRSCEFDKLVA
- a CDS encoding 4Fe-4S binding protein, producing the protein MSQIPPEFIVKIDYDTCRRCRRCVMNCSFGCMQFKDRVVPDHKKCVACHRCVTFCPESAISITKNELTYKDSANWLPETRQNILKQAETGGILLTGMGNPRPYQILWDHMLIDACQVTNPSIDPLREPMELRTFLGRKPNRLEFTRDGNDEIKLSTELQPQVKLDVPIVFAAMSYGAISLNAHRALAMAAKNSGTLMNTGEGGIHKDLNSYTDNIVVQVASGRFGVTSEYLNSSAMVEIKIGQGAKPGIGGHLPGEKVGEDISKTRMIPVGTDALSPAPHHDIYSIEDLSQLIYAIKEATDYTKPVSVKISAVHNVAAIASGIVRAGADAVTIDGFRGGTGAAPMVIRDNVGIPIELALAAVDQRLRDEGIRSHASILCAGSIRNSGDVAKAIALGADAVVIGTAALVAMGCRVCQKCYTGNCAWGIATQKPELVRRLDPQVGAERLSNLVTAWGYELQEILGSLGVNSIESLRGSRERLRGIDLDEQTLELLGIKPAGIGQ
- a CDS encoding glutamine amidotransferase family protein is translated as MRCDCYIPSGCAVSGIMSKAGERMDGNDIIRSIALMHDRSNGLGGGFAAYGIYPRHANEYAFHMMFDNMEAKDQCEEYLKDTFDIVLDEEIPTRPGAVFEQDTSGRSAECGTQPITSPPILWRYFMDVPEHRTTFVSEREYVVEKVMDINSKFTGTFVASSGKNMGAFKGVGYPEDIGMFYKLDEYKGYIWTAHGRFPTNTPGWWGGAHPFCLLDWSIVHNGEISSYGINKRYLEPFGYKLELRTDTEVVAYLFDLLVRRHKMPMDLAVRALASPFWKDIDRMPKREQKIATAIRQVYGGALLNGPFSIILGYSRGMVGFNDRIKLRPMTCATKGDDMLYMSSEESAIREIADPDTVWSPKAGTAVIGELNWEVE
- a CDS encoding ATP-binding protein — protein: MEPLHYLQEVNEWWTSGSVNPVLLQKLHRDEFHELAELLESERITAVIGPRRVGKTTLMYQLIDHLLDTGTKKEHILFASMDDPLVKMMTDPLKTIIDEYLEKIVKKPIRDVEKLYIFIDEIHFLADWNLWLKRYFDLKYNIKFIISSSSATHLLKYSRESLVGRISEIKILPLNFKEFIKFKGKTELLKPYGGKDIFKIDVNRDKFELTKFQNELVLYFNEYLLSGGYPEYHPAKDIRLWQDILIADVVEKTIYRDIAVLYQIKHPQYLEKILTYIAQNNCQTASYNRIAQALSISTDTLINMIDYLESTHLIGSLPLFSKNVKKQIRSNRKFFVIDSGLRNALLKNRSLMDENTGLLVESVVDSNLLTVKEFRRFFDIRNISYFTDKQKHEVDIVLDVDGKILPVEVKYQNNIYEHDLKHLHYFMKAQGLDFGVVVTRNLFEVRTNILCIPVWMFLLIFTA
- a CDS encoding glutamine synthetase encodes the protein MQTKDDVLQAVEEMDVKFIRLWFTDILGTMKSFAITKEELEGALDEGMGFDGSSIEGYRDIEESDMVAMPDPTTFRILPWRPKERATARMFVDILNPDGSPFEGDPRYILKQNLERARNLGYTLYVGPELEYFYFDSCDSTQTIDKGGYFDLSPLDLATDLRRETVFALEDMGIRVEYSHHEVAPSQHEIDLRYAEGLQMADNTMTYKLIAKEIATQNDLYATFMPKPIFGENGSGMHVHQSLFKGETNAFFDTNDEYSLSGIGKSYIAGILKHSNEMCCVLAQTVNSYKRLVPGYEAPVYVAWARRNRSALVRVPMYKPGKELATRMELRCPDPACNPYLAFSVMLCAGLDGIEKGYELPDPVEKNIFKMSKSEMKEEGIVSLPSSLGEAIQATEKSELVRKALGDHVFERFIEIKKREWDDYRIQVTPYELEKYLGVL
- a CDS encoding addiction module toxin, HicA family; the encoded protein is MTRLPVISGKKAVKVLERNGFVIFKQRGSHIRMKKVTPEFTIKLTIPLHGTIDRGTLKSIIKSSGLTTEEFVELL
- a CDS encoding type II toxin-antitoxin system HicB family antitoxin, producing the protein MKFKVVIREGEDGWYVVEVPSLPGCISQGKTIEEALENIKEAIELHLEPDEDFITVGSGQIAEVTV
- a CDS encoding SAM-dependent DNA methyltransferase, which produces MVSNNNEIEKRLWEAADELRANSKLKSSEYSTPVLGLIFLRYADHKFTIARQELEGKSTGRRTIGKADYQARGVLYLPEAARFSTLLNLPEGEDIGKVINDAMRAIEADNEELRGILPKTYNHFWHKTLFTLLKTFNSIVMDIEGDVFGKIYEYFLGKFAMSEGQKGGEFFTPTSIVKLIVEVIEPFHGRIFDPACGSGGMFVQSARFVEKHKANPNSEISIYGEEKTAETVRLCKMNLAVHGLSGDIREGNSYYEDIHNTVEKFDFVMSNPPFNVNKIDKERIKDDPRFPFGMPTPDNGNYIWIQIFYSALNQGGRAGFVMANSASDARGTELEIRKKIIKAGEVDVMVAVGSNFFSTVTLPCTLWFFDKGKKDTDRQDTVLFLDARHIFKQVDRAHREFTPEQIQYLAYIVRLYRGEKVEDFIHHIDSAIDYLRNYETSDEQKKREILERLSIAEELRLQWQEQFGGNSYQDIPGLCRVAALSDIETQGWSLNPGRYVGVAEREEDDFNFFERLEELNEELEVLNVEARDLEDRIAENVAQLLEGDN